The window CATTAAAATTGCAATTTTTGCCGAATCTCCGCCCGATATTTTATTTGTCAATTTATCCATTTTATCTGCAAATAAACCTGACATAAAAAGCCAAGCGCTTCCGTTTAAAGCCATAACCCATGTAGCATTTGCAAAATTTATCAGGCTGTAGGAAGGATTTGACAAATCAATGCCTTGTGCTTGAGCCGCCATTTGGGCTGCGGCAAGCTCCGTAGAAGCCGCTCCTATAATAGAAAGACGCATCCATGCAAGAGGAGCTCCTATAACGGACATTAAGCCCAACATTACGATAAAAACTCCTAAAGCCGGGCCTATAGAAGCGGTCATACCTATCCTAAAGGCTTTTTTTACTTCGCTATTGCTTAATCCTACTATTTCGGCGGAATCTTTTGCCTTTT is drawn from Treponema pedis and contains these coding sequences:
- a CDS encoding DUF5058 family protein, with product MSDYLNIANSQMLWLSCMPLLAAVLFQAVIFGKKAKDSAEIVGLSNSEVKKAFRIGMTASIGPALGVFIVMLGLMSVIGAPLAWMRLSIIGAASTELAAAQMAAQAQGIDLSNPSYSLINFANATWVMALNGSAWLFMSGLFADKMDKLTNKISGGDSAKIAILMIGAMCGAFGFLFSNEITKALKVVEKKNYPAIAAAISAAVFMIAFEKLGNKFPKLKEYNLGIVMVLAMITAMIVKDFILK